The following coding sequences are from one Rathayibacter sp. VKM Ac-2760 window:
- a CDS encoding beta-L-arabinofuranosidase domain-containing protein, with product MTIHASFDALPLGSVRPAGWLRRQLRIQADGLSGHIEEIWKDLGPDSGWLGGPGESWERGPYYLDGLVPLAHLLDDDVLIERTQKWIEWMLASQRPDGQFGPAGNDDWWPRMVAAKVLQQHAEVTGDARVLPFLERYFEHQLRELPARPLHDWAAARAAENVLALAWVHERAPRDEWTRLAELLFGQGPDWDDAFSDGLITGRAMYFDHRTHGPNVAMALKNPAVRALMLGGDAHEATQRALANLDRWHGQVHGLFSGDEWLAGREANRGVETCQIVEYMFTMAIAARVTGRSEYSDLLEGAAYNLLPASSDPRMVAHQYHQQANQIEASTADRDWSYSTNGANVFGFEPHFGCCTANYHQGWPKFVAALWLRRDDALAVTAYGPSEVRASIGGGELVIEEVTDYPFTETVTFRVVSSTTTEPTGLLLRVPGWAASFDLAVAGETLGATPDDDGYVTVERLWVEGDEVVLHLPMSPRRIRRERQAVGVRVGPLVMVATPDEYWRPVPEARGMGEWEVFPQRSWNQALYPDAPVPLEEWDVRRSPVGDVPFDRADPPVRVHAVGIRDLAEWTRDGASASHPVDGPAPARWINTIDLVPYGTARLRIAEFPTVRPVIGAKVPPDFTG from the coding sequence GTGACGATTCACGCCTCCTTCGACGCGCTCCCCCTCGGGTCGGTGCGTCCCGCCGGCTGGCTGCGCCGCCAGCTCCGCATCCAGGCCGACGGCCTCTCCGGACACATCGAGGAGATCTGGAAGGACCTCGGTCCCGACTCCGGCTGGCTGGGCGGGCCCGGCGAGAGCTGGGAGCGCGGCCCCTACTACCTCGACGGCCTCGTGCCGCTCGCGCACCTGCTCGACGACGACGTCCTGATCGAGCGCACGCAGAAGTGGATCGAGTGGATGCTCGCCAGCCAGCGGCCGGACGGGCAGTTCGGCCCGGCCGGCAACGACGACTGGTGGCCCCGGATGGTCGCGGCCAAGGTGCTGCAGCAGCACGCGGAGGTCACCGGCGATGCCCGCGTGCTCCCCTTCCTCGAGCGCTACTTCGAGCACCAGCTGCGCGAGCTGCCGGCCCGACCGCTGCACGACTGGGCCGCCGCGCGCGCCGCCGAGAACGTCCTCGCCCTGGCCTGGGTGCACGAGCGCGCCCCGCGGGACGAGTGGACGCGCCTGGCCGAGCTGCTCTTCGGCCAGGGACCCGACTGGGACGACGCCTTCTCGGACGGCCTGATCACCGGACGTGCGATGTACTTCGACCACCGCACGCACGGGCCGAACGTCGCGATGGCGCTGAAGAACCCGGCGGTCCGCGCGCTGATGCTCGGCGGCGACGCCCACGAGGCGACCCAGCGCGCGCTGGCCAACCTGGACCGCTGGCACGGGCAGGTGCACGGCCTCTTCTCCGGGGACGAGTGGCTCGCCGGCCGCGAGGCCAACCGCGGCGTGGAGACCTGCCAGATCGTCGAGTACATGTTCACGATGGCGATCGCCGCCAGGGTCACCGGCCGCTCGGAGTACTCCGACCTCCTCGAGGGGGCCGCCTACAACCTGCTGCCCGCCTCGTCGGACCCGCGGATGGTCGCGCACCAGTACCACCAGCAGGCGAACCAGATCGAGGCGTCGACCGCCGACCGCGACTGGTCCTACAGCACCAACGGGGCCAACGTCTTCGGCTTCGAGCCGCACTTCGGCTGCTGCACGGCGAATTACCACCAGGGCTGGCCGAAGTTCGTCGCGGCGCTGTGGCTGCGGCGAGACGACGCGCTGGCCGTCACCGCCTACGGGCCGAGCGAGGTGCGCGCGAGCATCGGCGGCGGCGAGCTGGTCATCGAGGAGGTCACGGACTACCCCTTCACCGAGACCGTCACCTTCCGCGTGGTCTCGTCCACGACGACGGAGCCGACCGGGCTCCTGCTGCGCGTCCCGGGCTGGGCGGCCTCGTTCGACCTCGCGGTCGCCGGTGAGACTCTCGGCGCGACTCCCGACGACGACGGCTACGTCACCGTCGAGCGGCTCTGGGTCGAGGGTGACGAGGTCGTCCTCCACCTCCCGATGAGCCCGCGCCGCATCCGCCGCGAGCGCCAGGCCGTCGGCGTGCGGGTCGGACCTCTGGTGATGGTCGCGACGCCCGACGAGTACTGGCGTCCGGTGCCGGAGGCCCGCGGGATGGGCGAGTGGGAGGTCTTCCCGCAGCGCTCCTGGAACCAGGCGCTCTACCCGGACGCCCCGGTCCCGCTCGAGGAGTGGGACGTGCGCCGGTCGCCGGTCGGCGACGTGCCCTTCGACCGCGCGGACCCGCCCGTCCGCGTGCACGCGGTCGGCATCCGCGACCTCGCCGAGTGGACCCGCGACGGGGCGAGCGCGAGCCACCCGGTCGACGGTCCCGCGCCGGCGCGCTGGATCAACACCATCGATCTCGTGCCCTACGGCACTGCGCGGCTGCGGATCGCCGAGTTCCCGACCGTGCGGCCGGTGATCGGGGCCAAGGTGCCGCCGGACTTCACCGGCTGA
- a CDS encoding 4-hydroxythreonine-4-phosphate dehydrogenase PdxA, with protein MTIPLAVTTGDPAGVGPELVVRLLDELRGSAADPLVVVSSREELAEGLERSGLAVALDELLEPGRVRLVEPAGSWPSARGAVSAASGRWALACLERGLELHAAGEIGGLVFGPLNKTSLHEAGMTEPDEMRWFENRLTGSHTASEVNVTTSFWTSRVTSHVALREVADLVTSDRVLESIALLHDLLVGAGTPAPRIAVCALNPHAGEHGLFGDEEITRIRPGVERAVASGLDAAGPFPCDTLFRRGFDGSFDGIVTMYHDQGQIALKTRAFDGGVTLEAGLDLPICTPAHGTAFDIVGTGAATLDSTRNAYRLARRLASAGVSAH; from the coding sequence ATGACGATCCCCCTGGCCGTGACCACCGGAGACCCCGCCGGCGTCGGCCCCGAGCTCGTCGTGCGGCTGCTCGACGAGCTGCGGGGCTCGGCCGCCGACCCGCTCGTCGTCGTCTCCTCCCGCGAGGAGCTGGCGGAGGGGCTGGAGCGGAGCGGCCTCGCTGTCGCTCTCGACGAGCTCCTGGAACCCGGTCGCGTCCGCCTGGTCGAGCCGGCCGGCTCCTGGCCGTCCGCTCGCGGTGCCGTGAGTGCCGCGAGCGGACGGTGGGCGCTCGCCTGCCTCGAGCGCGGACTCGAGCTGCACGCGGCGGGCGAGATCGGCGGGCTGGTCTTCGGCCCGCTGAACAAGACCTCGCTGCACGAGGCGGGGATGACGGAGCCGGACGAGATGCGCTGGTTCGAGAACCGGCTCACGGGCTCGCACACGGCCTCGGAGGTGAACGTGACCACGTCGTTCTGGACCTCCCGGGTGACCTCCCACGTCGCCCTCCGCGAGGTCGCGGACCTCGTCACGAGCGATCGCGTCCTCGAGTCGATCGCCCTCCTGCACGATCTGCTGGTCGGCGCGGGCACTCCGGCCCCGCGGATCGCCGTCTGCGCGCTCAACCCGCACGCAGGCGAGCACGGCCTCTTCGGCGACGAGGAGATCACCCGGATCCGCCCGGGAGTCGAGCGCGCGGTCGCCTCCGGGCTCGATGCGGCGGGGCCGTTCCCCTGCGACACCCTGTTCCGGAGGGGCTTCGACGGCTCCTTCGACGGGATCGTCACGATGTACCACGACCAGGGCCAGATCGCGCTGAAGACCCGGGCCTTCGACGGCGGGGTGACGCTGGAGGCCGGGCTCGACCTGCCGATCTGCACGCCGGCCCACGGCACCGCCTTCGACATCGTCGGCACCGGAGCGGCGACGCTCGACTCGACCCGCAACGCCTACCGGCTCGCGCGGCGCCTCGCCTCGGCAGGCGTCTCCGCTCACTGA
- a CDS encoding TetR/AcrR family transcriptional regulator → MNNGEPTPVRRRSETRRRLVAAAATLFESSGTISQRVEDICAQAGFTRGAFYSNFAGVDQLYLALHEEQAARVWGRLHLALEAQVQEDGREETLDDAVRALLDALPTSREWFSLRSVLLARAAADPAFAERMLIDDGRVPRELGERFIALAAVHGRVPIVEPSVLAKAVVAAHVGTVSQWPVDADAALTQRVTIAAVLRGLTVEATATQ, encoded by the coding sequence GTGAACAACGGCGAGCCCACCCCCGTCCGGCGTCGCAGCGAGACGCGACGACGCCTCGTCGCGGCGGCCGCCACCCTCTTCGAGAGCAGCGGCACCATCAGCCAGCGCGTCGAGGACATCTGCGCGCAGGCCGGCTTCACCCGCGGTGCCTTCTACTCCAACTTCGCCGGCGTCGACCAGCTCTACCTCGCCCTGCACGAGGAGCAGGCCGCGCGAGTGTGGGGGCGGCTCCACCTCGCCCTCGAGGCTCAGGTGCAGGAGGACGGCCGCGAGGAGACGCTCGACGACGCCGTGCGCGCCCTTCTCGACGCGCTGCCCACCAGCCGCGAGTGGTTCTCCCTGCGGTCGGTGCTGCTGGCGCGGGCCGCCGCCGACCCCGCCTTCGCCGAGCGGATGCTGATCGACGACGGCCGCGTCCCCCGCGAGCTGGGGGAGCGGTTCATCGCTCTCGCGGCCGTGCACGGCCGCGTCCCGATCGTCGAGCCGTCCGTCCTGGCGAAGGCCGTCGTCGCGGCGCACGTCGGCACCGTGAGCCAGTGGCCCGTGGACGCCGACGCTGCGCTCACCCAGCGCGTGACGATCGCCGCGGTGCTCCGCGGGTTGACCGTCGAGGCCACCGCGACTCAGTGA
- a CDS encoding carboxylesterase family protein: MPLAAVGLVGAVLAWLNQVPWWGWLVVAAALALVAFAARVWRRRRWFVRGAAWIAAAAVVGALALAAGPPAATRTLDGPRTDTVATRQGDVVGVRNASAGVDAFAGIPYAAPPVGALRWAAPSPAPQRSTVLVADDFGPSAVQPEPSFVSRAATRVLDLPLEETLLGGYDTDEDSLHLNIWRPSDPAAEALPVLVYLHGGGFVAGSGALPAYDGTALASRGGTVVVSLNYRLGVFGFLAEDALGGSTPGNQGLLDQVAALQWLQDNIAAFGGDPDRVTVAGQSAGSGSACLLGTSPLAAGLLHGIIGESGGCLGTVGDREDGDLYDSAAVAREAAVGLSEALGGASLAEMRAMPAARIAEAAKSLSTHWWPTVDGVVLPDTPSVVYAAGQQNDVPLLLGSNSDETSLDLISGVDSDPDTYAREAREEHGADADRFLELYPGGDAGQVTESRLRAGTDESMTAPMRRWALAAAALGTAPVHVYSFTRTPPDRGLERFGAYHGAEVMYAYGNLGADGDADYTAVDRRLENEMSGRWLAFVAGVEPGVPGGERWPSFQEAPESVLEFGDVVRVTGRPSPDAVDFWLRR, from the coding sequence GTGCCCTTGGCGGCCGTCGGCCTCGTCGGGGCGGTGCTCGCCTGGCTGAACCAGGTGCCGTGGTGGGGCTGGCTCGTCGTCGCTGCGGCTCTGGCTCTGGTGGCGTTCGCCGCGAGGGTCTGGCGTCGCCGGCGCTGGTTCGTTCGAGGAGCGGCCTGGATCGCGGCGGCGGCGGTCGTCGGAGCGCTAGCGCTCGCGGCGGGGCCGCCCGCTGCGACCCGGACCCTCGACGGTCCGCGCACCGACACGGTGGCCACCCGGCAGGGCGATGTCGTCGGAGTGCGGAACGCCTCGGCCGGCGTCGACGCCTTCGCGGGCATCCCCTACGCCGCTCCGCCGGTCGGGGCACTGCGGTGGGCGGCGCCGAGCCCGGCCCCGCAGCGGTCGACCGTCCTCGTCGCCGACGACTTCGGACCCTCCGCCGTCCAGCCCGAGCCGTCCTTCGTCTCCCGGGCAGCCACCCGCGTGCTCGACCTGCCGCTGGAAGAGACGCTGCTCGGCGGCTACGACACCGACGAGGACAGCCTGCACCTGAACATCTGGCGGCCGTCCGACCCTGCCGCCGAGGCCCTCCCGGTCCTCGTCTACCTGCACGGCGGCGGGTTCGTGGCCGGCTCCGGCGCCCTGCCCGCCTACGACGGCACCGCGCTCGCCTCCCGCGGCGGCACGGTCGTGGTCTCCCTGAACTACCGGCTCGGGGTCTTCGGCTTCCTCGCCGAGGACGCCCTCGGCGGCAGCACCCCGGGCAACCAGGGCCTGCTCGACCAGGTCGCCGCTCTGCAGTGGCTGCAGGACAACATCGCCGCGTTCGGCGGAGATCCGGACCGGGTGACCGTCGCCGGTCAGTCGGCCGGCTCGGGCAGCGCCTGCCTCCTCGGGACCTCGCCCCTGGCCGCCGGACTCCTGCACGGGATCATCGGCGAGAGCGGCGGCTGCCTGGGCACGGTCGGCGACCGCGAGGACGGCGACCTCTACGACAGCGCCGCCGTCGCGCGCGAGGCGGCGGTCGGCCTGAGCGAGGCCCTCGGCGGGGCGAGCCTGGCGGAGATGCGGGCGATGCCGGCCGCGCGCATCGCTGAAGCGGCGAAGAGCCTCTCCACGCACTGGTGGCCGACCGTCGACGGCGTGGTCCTCCCCGACACCCCGAGCGTCGTCTACGCGGCCGGGCAGCAGAACGACGTCCCCCTCCTCCTCGGCAGCAACTCCGACGAGACGTCACTCGACCTGATCAGCGGCGTCGACTCGGACCCCGATACCTACGCCCGGGAGGCGCGGGAGGAGCACGGCGCCGACGCGGACCGCTTCCTCGAGCTCTACCCGGGCGGCGACGCAGGCCAGGTCACGGAGTCGCGCCTGCGGGCCGGCACCGACGAGTCGATGACCGCCCCGATGCGCCGGTGGGCGCTCGCGGCCGCCGCCTTGGGGACGGCGCCCGTCCACGTCTACTCCTTCACCCGCACCCCACCCGACCGCGGCCTGGAGCGCTTCGGCGCATACCACGGTGCCGAAGTCATGTACGCCTACGGGAACCTCGGCGCGGACGGCGACGCCGACTACACGGCCGTCGACCGCCGACTCGAGAACGAGATGAGCGGGCGCTGGCTCGCGTTCGTCGCGGGCGTGGAGCCGGGCGTGCCCGGTGGCGAGCGCTGGCCCTCGTTCCAGGAGGCCCCCGAGAGCGTCCTCGAGTTCGGCGACGTCGTCCGCGTCACGGGTCGTCCCTCCCCGGACGCCGTCGACTTCTGGCTGCGCCGATGA
- a CDS encoding LacI family DNA-binding transcriptional regulator, with protein sequence MATIRDVATAAGVSPMTVSNVINNHPHVKATTREKVVRAMDELDYRINVAARNLRAGRTFTIGLAVAEIDRPYWGQLAARIIAEARTHGLSVAIEQTGASRESEIDALRASRNRMYDGLILSTVGLGAADVDKLRVDYPVVILGERIFDGPVDHVAMANVDGGALATRHLLEQGCRRIAILDERTDGEPSAASLRYRGYAEALATAGTEADPALFLPVTAFSLAAGRDAVASALAQGLEFDGLFCVTDTLALGALRGLADAGVAVPDQVKLIGFDDLEESGFSVPSLSTIDPDHAAMARAAVELLVSRIDAGRTGGTAPVEFVSTVRVVERESSRAAPRAGEGERPGHQDRR encoded by the coding sequence ATGGCGACCATCCGAGACGTGGCGACAGCGGCGGGGGTCTCGCCGATGACGGTCTCGAACGTGATCAACAACCACCCGCACGTCAAGGCGACGACGCGCGAGAAGGTGGTGCGGGCGATGGACGAGCTCGACTACCGGATCAACGTCGCCGCCCGGAATCTGCGCGCGGGGCGGACCTTCACCATCGGCCTCGCCGTCGCCGAGATCGACCGGCCCTACTGGGGTCAGCTCGCCGCCCGCATCATCGCCGAGGCCCGCACGCACGGCCTCAGCGTCGCGATCGAGCAGACCGGGGCCAGCCGCGAGAGCGAGATCGACGCCCTCCGCGCCTCACGGAACCGGATGTACGACGGCCTCATCCTCAGCACCGTCGGGCTCGGCGCCGCCGACGTCGACAAGCTCCGGGTCGACTACCCGGTCGTCATCCTGGGCGAGCGGATCTTCGACGGGCCGGTCGACCACGTCGCGATGGCCAACGTCGACGGCGGCGCGCTGGCCACCCGGCACCTGCTCGAGCAGGGCTGCCGGCGGATCGCGATCCTCGACGAGCGCACCGACGGCGAGCCCAGCGCCGCCAGCCTGCGCTACCGCGGCTACGCGGAGGCCCTGGCCACCGCGGGGACCGAGGCCGACCCGGCGCTCTTCCTCCCGGTCACCGCCTTCAGCCTCGCCGCCGGGCGCGACGCCGTCGCGAGCGCACTCGCGCAGGGTCTCGAGTTCGACGGCCTCTTCTGCGTGACCGACACCCTCGCTCTGGGCGCGCTGCGGGGGCTCGCGGACGCGGGAGTCGCCGTCCCGGATCAGGTGAAGCTGATCGGCTTCGACGACCTCGAGGAGAGTGGATTCTCGGTGCCGTCGCTGTCCACGATCGACCCCGACCACGCCGCGATGGCGCGGGCCGCCGTCGAACTGCTGGTCAGCCGCATCGACGCCGGTCGCACGGGCGGCACCGCCCCCGTCGAATTCGTCAGCACCGTCCGCGTCGTGGAGCGCGAGTCGAGCCGCGCGGCACCCCGGGCCGGCGAGGGGGAGCGCCCCGGGCATCAGGACCGCCGCTAG
- a CDS encoding family 43 glycosylhydrolase, whose product MTTETTAIETATDTTATETTTMETTTRAGSPAIPGHYADPALVSLDGRFYLYPTTDGSDGWSATAFEAFSSDDLVTWRAEGEIFSVVSGTDWAEGHAWAPAVAGRNGRYYLYFTADDSIGVAVASSPTGPFVDSGRPLVARGAYAGVAIDPSVFVDDDGTAYLLWGNSVAHLVVLNDDMVSFDPATETAWTPTGFREAPSLHRAGDVYVLSWSENDTRAADYRVRYATSPSVRGPWTDRGVLLQKDADRGVLATGHHSVLRVSDEDWVIAYHRFAIPGGSGYRREIALDVFRHSPDGTIPEIVPGSTRVAALGVSA is encoded by the coding sequence ATGACGACCGAGACGACGGCGATCGAGACGGCGACCGACACGACGGCGACTGAGACGACGACGATGGAGACGACGACGCGGGCCGGGAGCCCGGCCATCCCGGGCCACTACGCCGATCCGGCGCTGGTGTCGCTGGACGGCCGCTTCTACCTCTACCCCACGACCGACGGCTCGGACGGCTGGTCCGCGACCGCGTTCGAGGCCTTCTCCTCCGACGACCTGGTGACCTGGCGGGCCGAGGGCGAGATCTTCTCGGTCGTCTCCGGGACCGACTGGGCCGAGGGGCACGCCTGGGCGCCGGCCGTCGCCGGGCGGAACGGGCGCTACTACCTCTACTTCACGGCCGACGACAGCATCGGCGTCGCCGTCGCGTCGTCGCCGACCGGTCCGTTCGTCGATTCCGGGCGGCCGCTGGTGGCCCGCGGCGCCTACGCCGGCGTCGCGATCGACCCCTCGGTCTTCGTCGACGACGACGGCACCGCCTACCTGCTCTGGGGCAACTCGGTGGCGCACCTGGTCGTGCTGAACGACGACATGGTGTCCTTCGATCCGGCGACCGAGACCGCTTGGACGCCGACGGGCTTCCGCGAGGCGCCCTCGCTGCACCGGGCGGGCGACGTCTACGTGCTGTCCTGGTCGGAGAACGACACCCGCGCGGCCGACTACCGGGTCCGCTACGCGACGTCGCCCTCGGTGCGCGGGCCGTGGACCGACCGCGGAGTGCTGCTGCAGAAGGACGCCGACCGCGGAGTCCTGGCCACCGGGCACCACTCGGTCCTCCGCGTCAGCGACGAGGACTGGGTGATCGCCTACCACCGCTTCGCGATCCCCGGCGGCAGCGGCTACCGGCGCGAGATCGCCCTCGACGTCTTCCGCCACTCCCCCGACGGCACGATCCCCGAGATCGTCCCGGGGTCGACCCGCGTCGCCGCACTCGGCGTCTCCGCCTGA
- a CDS encoding extracellular solute-binding protein → MPLSSSVRSAGRPSLRALRSGALRSGAHRPGPRRLLAGLGVVAATALALTGCSGAGSGDANSVSFLSWDNAATMEPIIAAFEKANPDIDVQMSYAPPVAEYISKLQTQLGSNTGTDVFIITAENKTQLMDGGFVADLADQPFAEQLADAAKQTYSRDDALYGAAPASWGGGILYNAALLEQVGFTAPPATWEEFLDLCRKLQDAGITPFYEAGDQLPISLAALLGLQNEKLGGTMDEDIWSGKTTFADTWTEPLTQWSELFESGVEPRSVVGLTGDAVTQEFATGKVAMTTTGSWGLGTVRSTAPDLDIDFMPIPGDSASYWAGAVSPGYAMNAKSTHQDAAAKLVSYLVSPEGIGQYQKATASITTTKDFTPTLDPALDTMAPAVRDGQFYLPQVSWIDNNAALGTEVTALLQQLIQGQLSPEEVAQAMDTKLASLR, encoded by the coding sequence ATGCCGCTTTCATCCTCCGTCCGCTCCGCCGGCCGTCCCTCCCTCCGCGCTCTCCGTTCGGGCGCGCTCCGTTCGGGCGCGCACCGTCCGGGCCCGCGCCGGCTGCTCGCCGGCCTCGGCGTGGTCGCCGCGACCGCGCTCGCGCTGACCGGCTGCTCCGGCGCCGGTTCGGGAGACGCGAACTCCGTCAGCTTCCTCTCCTGGGACAACGCCGCGACGATGGAGCCGATCATCGCCGCCTTCGAGAAGGCGAACCCGGACATCGACGTGCAGATGTCGTATGCGCCGCCCGTTGCGGAGTACATCTCGAAGCTGCAGACCCAGCTCGGTTCGAACACCGGCACCGACGTCTTCATCATCACGGCCGAGAACAAGACGCAGCTGATGGACGGCGGCTTCGTCGCCGACCTCGCCGACCAGCCGTTCGCCGAGCAGCTGGCCGACGCGGCGAAGCAGACCTACTCCCGCGACGACGCGCTCTACGGCGCCGCGCCGGCCTCCTGGGGCGGCGGCATCCTGTACAACGCGGCACTGCTCGAGCAGGTCGGCTTCACCGCTCCCCCGGCGACCTGGGAGGAGTTCCTCGACCTCTGCCGGAAGCTGCAGGACGCGGGGATCACCCCGTTCTACGAGGCCGGCGACCAGCTGCCGATCAGCCTGGCCGCCCTGCTGGGCCTGCAGAACGAGAAGCTCGGCGGCACGATGGACGAGGACATCTGGTCCGGGAAGACGACCTTCGCCGACACCTGGACCGAGCCGCTGACCCAGTGGAGCGAGCTGTTCGAGTCCGGCGTCGAGCCGCGCTCGGTCGTCGGCCTGACCGGCGACGCCGTGACGCAGGAGTTCGCCACCGGCAAGGTCGCCATGACGACCACCGGCTCCTGGGGGCTCGGCACCGTCCGCTCCACGGCGCCCGATCTCGACATCGACTTCATGCCGATCCCCGGCGACTCCGCGTCGTACTGGGCCGGCGCCGTCTCGCCCGGCTACGCGATGAACGCGAAGTCGACCCACCAGGATGCGGCCGCGAAGCTCGTCTCCTACCTCGTCTCGCCCGAGGGCATCGGGCAGTACCAGAAGGCGACGGCCTCGATCACGACCACGAAGGACTTCACGCCCACTCTCGATCCCGCCCTGGACACGATGGCCCCCGCCGTCCGGGACGGGCAGTTCTACCTGCCCCAGGTCTCCTGGATCGACAACAACGCCGCGCTGGGCACCGAGGTCACCGCGCTGCTGCAGCAGCTGATCCAGGGGCAGCTCTCCCCCGAGGAGGTCGCGCAGGCGATGGACACGAAGCTCGCCTCCCTGCGCTGA
- a CDS encoding sugar ABC transporter permease yields MALTTPLRRSGTAPTEPLAARAITDLPGARGARFRESFAGGLFLVPIAIVFVVLYVIPMGQSLWFSLTDFDGYSEPSFVGLANYASIFRDPSMLQALTFTLGYALATTVLVTAFAIPLALALNRRFLGRNIVRSVFFFPAVPSVAILGLVWGFILSPLGSGVLNSALGGIAGLAPIGWLSDSTLAQISVVAVAIWAQTGWHAILYLAYLQAIPQDYYEVARIDGATGWQTFRSITLPMLVPAISVSQLLLMTNGLKVYDLPFTLTSGGPGFSTRTLTQSLIESGIAQSRVGQASALAVLFLIVVALVVVVQLAASRRLERRYS; encoded by the coding sequence ATGGCACTCACCACTCCGCTGCGCCGGAGCGGAACCGCTCCCACGGAACCGCTCGCCGCCCGCGCGATCACCGACCTCCCGGGCGCCCGCGGTGCCCGCTTCCGCGAGAGCTTCGCCGGCGGCCTCTTCCTCGTGCCGATCGCGATCGTCTTCGTCGTGCTCTACGTGATCCCGATGGGGCAGTCGCTCTGGTTCAGCCTGACCGACTTCGACGGCTACTCCGAGCCCTCGTTCGTCGGCCTGGCGAACTACGCCTCGATCTTCCGCGACCCGTCGATGCTGCAGGCGCTGACATTCACCCTCGGCTACGCCCTCGCGACCACGGTGCTCGTCACCGCCTTCGCGATCCCGCTCGCGCTCGCCCTCAACCGGCGCTTCCTCGGCCGGAACATCGTCCGCAGCGTCTTCTTCTTCCCCGCCGTCCCGTCCGTGGCGATCCTCGGTCTCGTCTGGGGGTTCATCCTCAGCCCGCTCGGCTCGGGAGTGCTCAACTCGGCCCTCGGCGGGATCGCCGGCCTCGCGCCGATCGGCTGGCTGTCCGACTCGACGCTCGCGCAGATCTCGGTCGTCGCGGTCGCGATCTGGGCGCAGACCGGCTGGCACGCGATCCTCTACCTCGCCTACCTCCAGGCGATCCCGCAGGACTACTACGAGGTCGCCCGGATCGACGGCGCCACCGGCTGGCAGACCTTCCGCTCGATCACCCTGCCGATGCTCGTCCCGGCGATCTCGGTCAGCCAGCTGCTGCTGATGACGAACGGGCTCAAGGTCTACGACCTCCCGTTCACTCTGACCAGCGGCGGACCGGGCTTCTCGACCCGCACGCTCACCCAGTCGCTCATCGAGAGCGGCATCGCGCAGTCGCGCGTCGGCCAGGCGTCCGCCCTCGCCGTCCTGTTCCTGATCGTCGTCGCGCTCGTCGTCGTCGTCCAGCTCGCGGCCTCGCGCCGCCTCGAGAGGAGGTACTCATGA
- a CDS encoding carbohydrate ABC transporter permease, with protein sequence MSDRSTPQTRSTPQARGPRQDRNPLLTRSHLLLTAVMLPIAALMAVPFYYIVVNTFKTQAETANAPLALPTTLNLDNYVTVFQTTPLLQSFGNTLYVTVLSIALMLLVGSLAAFGMLIARGRVAVVFGVVLVIAFLVPGQATLIPLYRMLTTFRLVDDLNGLIVLYSAGAIFCYFLILGYMKTVPTEIIEAARIDGAGSFRIYWSLILPLIRPILVTVGVFQTMWVWNDFITPNVFLSSPAKQTLVLQVYSAVGQFTTNWPVFMTLSVIVLLPMLVFFIAMQRHIVSGLVQGSVKG encoded by the coding sequence ATGAGCGACCGCAGCACCCCGCAGACCCGCAGCACCCCGCAGGCCCGCGGCCCCCGGCAGGACCGCAACCCGCTCCTCACCCGCAGCCACCTGCTGCTCACGGCGGTCATGCTGCCGATCGCCGCGCTGATGGCGGTGCCGTTCTACTACATCGTCGTCAACACCTTCAAGACGCAGGCCGAGACCGCGAACGCGCCGCTGGCCCTGCCGACGACGCTGAATCTGGACAACTACGTCACCGTGTTCCAGACCACTCCCCTGCTGCAGAGCTTCGGCAACACGCTCTACGTGACCGTCCTCTCGATCGCGCTGATGCTGCTGGTCGGCTCGCTCGCCGCCTTCGGCATGCTCATCGCGCGCGGTCGGGTGGCCGTCGTCTTCGGGGTGGTCCTCGTCATCGCCTTCCTCGTCCCGGGGCAGGCGACCCTGATTCCCCTGTACCGGATGCTGACGACCTTCCGGCTCGTCGACGACCTCAACGGCCTGATCGTGCTCTACAGCGCCGGCGCGATCTTCTGCTACTTCCTGATCCTCGGCTACATGAAGACGGTGCCGACCGAGATCATCGAGGCCGCCCGGATCGACGGCGCCGGCTCGTTCCGGATCTACTGGTCGCTGATCCTGCCGCTGATCCGCCCGATCCTGGTCACCGTCGGCGTCTTCCAGACGATGTGGGTGTGGAACGACTTCATCACGCCGAACGTCTTCCTCTCCAGCCCGGCCAAGCAGACGCTGGTGCTCCAGGTGTACTCGGCGGTCGGGCAGTTCACGACGAACTGGCCGGTGTTCATGACCCTCAGCGTGATCGTCCTGCTGCCGATGCTGGTGTTCTTCATCGCGATGCAGCGGCACATCGTCTCCGGACTCGTGCAGGGCAGTGTGAAGGGATGA